A window of bacterium BMS3Abin02 contains these coding sequences:
- the hppA1 gene encoding putative K(+)-stimulated pyrophosphate-energized sodium pump yields MAETSFVYAAIVSAFLALALAVFYSKQVLAAPRGNARMVEISDAIREGAMAFLRREYTWVAVFVVLMAGLIATLLPWGRPWGALAYIFGAFLSASAGFVGMRVATAANSRTTEAARTGGITAALPLAFRGGAVMGFTVAGLGLTGVGLGYLVFRVWLNVDGWADIVTAIGLGASSIALFARVGGGIFTKAADMAADLVGKLEAGIPEDDARNPAVIADNVGDNVGDTAGMGADLYESYVGSLVAPIVYSAIVFTSAGFKDRAIVFPLAVAAVGMLASIIGSFFVRVRDEGHPAAGLHRGTYLAAVLTAFGTLGLAYWVFGGADGVKNPLGVFLAVFVGLLVGLAIGQISEWFTSDHYRVVKEIARQAQTGPATVILSGISEGMRSSAFSVIVVAAGIGGAYWAGDWGLGAGGGVYGIAVAAIGVLATLGITVSVDAYGPIADNAGGIAEMAGLPPEVRKATDALDSLGNTTAAIAKGFAIGSAAVTALALFSAFVQAVKLTEINIMDVGTMIGLFLGGMFPFLFAALTLNAVGRSAFRMIEEVRRQFREIPGLREGKEGVKPEYAKCVDIATAGALREMILPGALAIVLPLSIGFVNTEALGGFLAGALVVGFLLAIYMTNAGGAWDNAKKFIEAGAFGGKGSDAHYAAVIGDTVGDPFKDTTGPAMNIMIKVMTIVSLIFASAFLRW; encoded by the coding sequence ATGGCAGAAACGTCCTTTGTCTACGCGGCAATAGTGAGCGCATTCCTCGCGCTGGCGCTTGCAGTGTTCTACTCGAAGCAGGTTCTCGCCGCTCCACGCGGCAACGCTCGAATGGTCGAGATCTCAGACGCGATCCGCGAAGGAGCGATGGCGTTCCTGCGACGTGAGTACACGTGGGTCGCAGTGTTCGTCGTACTGATGGCGGGCCTGATCGCGACGCTTCTCCCATGGGGACGACCGTGGGGCGCCCTCGCGTACATCTTCGGTGCCTTCCTCTCCGCATCGGCGGGATTCGTCGGGATGCGCGTTGCGACGGCGGCGAACAGTCGCACAACGGAAGCCGCCCGCACGGGAGGCATCACTGCCGCGCTGCCCCTCGCGTTCCGGGGCGGAGCAGTGATGGGCTTCACGGTTGCCGGTCTCGGTCTGACCGGTGTCGGGCTTGGATACCTCGTCTTCAGGGTGTGGCTCAACGTCGACGGATGGGCCGACATCGTGACGGCCATCGGCCTGGGGGCATCTTCGATTGCCCTGTTCGCAAGGGTCGGTGGCGGCATCTTCACGAAAGCGGCAGATATGGCTGCCGACCTCGTGGGGAAGCTCGAGGCCGGAATCCCCGAGGACGACGCTCGCAACCCTGCGGTGATTGCCGACAACGTCGGGGACAATGTCGGCGATACCGCCGGCATGGGAGCCGACCTCTATGAGAGTTACGTCGGTTCACTCGTGGCCCCCATTGTCTACTCGGCGATCGTTTTCACGTCTGCCGGGTTCAAAGATCGGGCAATCGTCTTCCCTCTTGCCGTTGCGGCAGTGGGGATGCTCGCGTCGATCATCGGCTCGTTCTTCGTTCGGGTCCGCGACGAGGGACATCCTGCAGCCGGCCTGCACCGGGGCACGTACCTGGCGGCCGTTCTCACGGCATTCGGCACGCTGGGCCTCGCCTACTGGGTGTTCGGAGGAGCCGACGGAGTGAAGAATCCGCTCGGTGTCTTCCTCGCCGTGTTCGTCGGGCTCCTGGTCGGGCTGGCGATCGGCCAGATCTCGGAGTGGTTCACCTCTGACCACTACAGGGTCGTGAAGGAGATCGCGCGCCAGGCCCAAACGGGGCCGGCGACCGTGATCCTCTCGGGTATCTCGGAAGGGATGCGTTCCTCCGCATTCAGTGTGATCGTCGTCGCGGCCGGGATCGGCGGCGCCTACTGGGCCGGTGATTGGGGGCTCGGAGCAGGAGGCGGTGTCTACGGAATCGCGGTTGCGGCAATTGGTGTGCTCGCCACGCTGGGCATCACCGTTTCCGTCGACGCCTACGGGCCGATTGCCGACAACGCCGGTGGGATCGCCGAAATGGCCGGGTTGCCTCCCGAGGTTCGCAAGGCCACGGATGCCCTCGATTCGCTCGGAAATACGACCGCAGCAATCGCCAAAGGATTCGCGATCGGATCTGCCGCCGTGACGGCACTTGCGTTGTTCTCGGCGTTCGTTCAGGCGGTGAAACTCACCGAGATCAACATCATGGACGTCGGGACCATGATCGGCCTGTTCCTCGGCGGAATGTTCCCATTCCTGTTCGCGGCGCTGACACTCAATGCCGTCGGTCGGTCGGCCTTTCGCATGATCGAGGAGGTTCGCCGTCAGTTCAGGGAGATCCCCGGGTTGCGTGAAGGCAAGGAGGGGGTCAAGCCTGAGTACGCGAAGTGTGTCGACATTGCAACGGCCGGCGCGTTGCGCGAGATGATCCTGCCAGGTGCTCTGGCAATCGTGCTTCCGCTCTCCATCGGGTTCGTCAACACGGAAGCCCTCGGAGGCTTCCTCGCGGGAGCTCTCGTCGTCGGATTCCTGCTCGCCATCTACATGACGAACGCCGGTGGTGCTTGGGACAACGCCAAGAAGTTCATCGAGGCCGGAGCGTTCGGCGGGAAGGGTTCCGACGCGCACTACGCAGCGGTCATCGGGGACACGGTGGGCGACCCGTTCAAGGATACGACCGGTCCTGCGATGAACATCATGATCAAGGTGATGACAATCGTCAGCCTGATCTTCGCTTCGGCGTTCCTTCGTTGGTGA
- the cobC gene encoding alpha-ribazole phosphatase gives MVSLPAYPCSSMEIVFLRHGESTGNASGLIQGRGSSPLSERGAAQADVVARRLTEGKPFDLIVSSDMERAVQTVDALGLPFETDPAWREVDLGAWDGVPITEVAERFPEELAALRRGEPVRIGGTGETFPEFTARVRGAIDGLVERMDGTGRVLVSAHGGVIERVVAIVIGRPHAVAFAGRVGNTSLTTVSVRPSGMRIDHYNDATHLGPVSGWAAERLAAGDTVVALVRHGQTAANDSGVWQGHTDGGIDEEGRRQATRLAGWYGTFETLYSSPLGRALETAALLRADGAPVIVPGLMELGMGEWEGHTVEEIKAGWPGIWRAVYDEGEDIPRGGDGETWSGMVARVSEAIGGIARAHRGRLIGVVSHGAAIRGFCSSLIGLDHERRRSLIAPGNTSVSHVVFGADGPVLADYNIGPLQVI, from the coding sequence GTGGTGTCGCTGCCCGCCTATCCTTGCTCTTCAATGGAGATCGTCTTCCTCCGTCACGGTGAGTCGACCGGGAACGCTTCGGGTCTGATCCAGGGTCGCGGCTCCAGCCCCCTGTCCGAAAGGGGGGCGGCGCAGGCCGACGTCGTGGCCCGACGTCTCACCGAGGGCAAACCGTTCGATCTGATCGTCAGCTCGGACATGGAACGGGCGGTGCAGACCGTCGATGCGCTCGGTCTCCCGTTCGAGACCGACCCGGCATGGCGGGAGGTGGATCTCGGTGCGTGGGATGGTGTGCCGATCACCGAGGTGGCCGAGCGTTTTCCCGAAGAGCTTGCCGCACTGCGGCGCGGAGAGCCGGTCCGGATCGGCGGAACCGGGGAGACGTTCCCGGAGTTCACGGCCAGAGTTCGCGGCGCCATCGACGGCCTGGTCGAGAGGATGGACGGGACCGGACGTGTCCTCGTGTCGGCGCACGGTGGGGTGATCGAGCGAGTCGTGGCCATCGTGATAGGGCGACCGCATGCGGTCGCGTTTGCGGGCCGGGTGGGCAACACGTCGCTGACGACGGTTTCCGTGCGGCCCTCGGGGATGCGCATCGATCACTACAACGACGCCACACACCTCGGGCCGGTCTCCGGGTGGGCCGCCGAGCGTCTCGCCGCGGGGGACACGGTCGTCGCTCTCGTTCGGCACGGACAGACCGCCGCCAACGATTCGGGCGTCTGGCAGGGCCACACGGACGGTGGCATCGATGAGGAGGGCCGGCGTCAGGCGACCCGTTTGGCCGGCTGGTATGGGACCTTCGAAACGCTGTACTCGTCACCGCTCGGGCGAGCGCTCGAGACGGCTGCCCTGTTGCGGGCGGATGGCGCTCCCGTGATCGTGCCGGGCCTGATGGAACTGGGGATGGGCGAATGGGAGGGGCACACCGTCGAGGAGATCAAGGCCGGGTGGCCTGGCATCTGGCGGGCGGTCTACGACGAAGGGGAGGACATTCCCCGGGGCGGTGACGGGGAGACGTGGAGTGGGATGGTTGCCAGGGTGTCCGAGGCGATCGGCGGTATCGCTCGAGCACACCGAGGCCGGCTCATCGGTGTGGTTTCGCACGGTGCCGCCATCCGGGGGTTCTGCTCGAGCCTCATCGGGTTGGACCATGAGCGTCGTCGAAGCCTGATCGCTCCGGGGAACACGTCGGTCAGCCACGTCGTGTTCGGCGCGGACGGTCCGGTTCTCGCCGATTACAACATCGGCCCGCTCCAAGTCATTTGA